A genomic region of Xiphophorus couchianus chromosome 18, X_couchianus-1.0, whole genome shotgun sequence contains the following coding sequences:
- the LOC114133556 gene encoding galectin-4-like — translation MTSVAPPGYRPVYNPSIPYLSPIHGGVRDGVSIYIQGSVPENITRFRINLLCGESDSSDVALHFNPRFDGWDKVVFNSRKGGSWMSEEKIHKMPFSKGKPFELVIMITAKGFQTKVNGKDFFLFPHRLPVERIRAIQVSGDVTIQTINIIGGAGGGGGGSLPGGTGGGYPGCSVGQGGYPGCSVGGGCPDDMGGGYPGSNMGGGFPGSHLPGMGGQPVYNPPVPYAALIPGGMYPKRTIIIRGMVPYGAKRMGFNLVVSRTQDVAFHMNPRVKEGVVVRNSRTGGKWGNEERELSGSPFTEGQYFDMSIRCGNQRFKAFVNGQHLFDFFHRTNFSEIDKLEIDGDVQISYVHF, via the exons ATGACTTCCGTCGCTCCTCCGGGCTACCGGCCCGTCTACAACCCT AGCATTCCTTACCTCAGCCCCATTCATGGCGGCGTACGGGACGGAGTGTCCATCTACATCCAGGGATCGGTTCCTGAAAACATCACCAG GTTTCGGATCAACCTTCTGTGCGGAGAGTCGGACTCCAGCGATGTGGCCCTGCACTTCAACCCTCGATTCGACGGCTGGGACAAAGTGGTTTTCAACAGCCGTAAAGGTGGATCCTGGATGTCGGAGGAGAAGATCCACAAGATGCCTTTCTCCAAGGGCAAGCCCTTCGAGTTGGTCATCATGATCACTGCCAAGGGATTCCAG ACTAAAGTCAATGGGAAGGACTTCTTCCTGTTCCCTCACCGCCTCCCTGTAGAGCGGATCCGGGCCATCCAGGTCTCCGGAGACGTTACCATCCAAACCATTAACATCATTGGG GGTGCAGGCGGTGGCGGCGGCGGTTCGCTTCCTGGAGGAACCGGA GGAGGATATCCAGGATGCAGCGTGGGG cagggAGGATATCCAGGATGCAGCGTGGGG GGTGGATGTCCTGACGACATGGGA GGTGGATACCCAGGAAGCAACATGGgg gGAGGTTTTCCAGGATCCCACCTGCCG GGAATGGGAGGGCAGCCAGTCTACAACCCA CCTGTGCCGTACGCCGCCCTGATCCCAGGAGGGATGTACCCTAAGAGGACCATCATCATCCGGGGCATGGTGCCCTACGGGGCCAAAAG GATGGGCTTCAACCTGGTGGTGAGCAGAACCCAGGACGTCGCCTTCCACATGAACCCCAGAGTGAAGGAGGGCGTTGTGGTGCGAAACAGCCGGACTGGAGGGAAGTGGGGCAACGAGGAGCGAGAGCTCAGCGGGTCGCCCTTCACGGAGGGGCAGTACTTTGAC ATGTCGATTCGCTGCGGCAACCAGAGGTTTAAGGCGTTTGTGAACGGGCAGCATCTGTTTGACTTCTTCCACCGAACCAACTTCAGCGAAATCGACAAACTGGAGATAGACGGAGACGTTCAGATCTCCTACGTCCACTTCTGA